In Chloroflexaceae bacterium, the DNA window ATGTTCATTAACACTGGAGTCCCCGGCGCCGGGGCGGGCTACCTGGCGCGGCGCTTCACAGCGATGGTCGCGCCGCTGCGCCCGGCGATCGTCGTGCTACAACTGGGGGTCAACGACCTGGCCGCCAGGTGGCCGGACCCGGCGACCCAGGAGGCGGTGGTCGAGGCGATTACGGCAGTGGTGGCCGAGGCGCGCGCGCTAGGGACGGAGGTAATCTTGACGACGATCTTCCCCCTGGCCCGCGGCCTCTGGGCCGATCCGGCGACTCAGGAGGCCATCGCTGCCGTCAACGAGCGGCTCGGCGCGTTAGCCGGCGCCGGGGTGCGGGTGCTCGACAGCGCCGCCATCCTCTGCGGGCCCGATGGCTACGTTCTCGACCGCTATGCCGATGACGAGTTGCACCTGAGCGCGGCGGGGTACGCGGCCCTGAACGCCGCGCTGCTGCCGTTGCTCGGCGGGGCAGCCGTTGGGTGAGTGGCGAGTTGACTGATCATATTCTCCTGCGAGACAATCTGCGGGAGCGTCGTGCCGTGGGCATTACCCTGTTCGACTATTCAATGCAATGATAAGGGCGCACTTGATGCGCTCGGCAAGCTCACGCTGAGCCACCCGGCGCCAACAAGAACGTTCGCGACGTGGGGCGCGCGCCGCCCCGCCGCCCCCGGACGGGATGCCGCTGCCGCGGGGTGCGGTGGCGCCCCATATCGGCCGGGCGACCTCCGGGTGGGGGCGTGGGGCGACCCGCCCCGATGGGGACGGCCCGCCCCGATGGGCGTGGCGTAGAGACGGCCCGCCGGGCCGTCTCTACGCCACCGATGGGGGAATGGCCTTCACGGAAGGGCGCGGCCGTTCCGGGGGGCCGTGGGCGGGCGACCCCGGGTGGCCGCCGCGCGGGGCAGGGTCCCAAACCCGCCCCTCGGCAGGGCATGGGGAAACCAGGTTTCCTGACCCTCCACCAGGCGGATGTGATATCGTTTTGTGATAATCTCTCGGACTAAGATAAGGATGCCGACCCTGCTGCGTCGCCTCTCATTGGCGGCCCTGATCGCCGTCTTGCTGCTGACCTGCGGTCCGGTGTTTGCCGAACATGAGGAGCAAAGCTCCGGGGCAAGCCCCAAACCGCACCGCTGGAGACAGAGTTTGTATTAGCTCTGCATGCAATACCGATCGCGCCGACGTCCGATTCCTGGGTGATGGGAGCAGTAAGGAGGCCGGCGTGAGCGGATTCCAGGTCACCTACTCCCAGAGCTGGCACAGGTCCGGCGAGCGTTCGCGCTCGTTCTCACCTGCGCATCATCCCAGGTCGCATTGGGACGCCATATACGGCAATCCACAATTCACAATCGATCACTCCTGGGGAAAGAAGAAATCAACGATAATACGGGTGGCGTCAAGGTTGCCGCTGGCCGCGCCCCCGGCGGCGACCCGAGGCTGGCGCGGGGGCCAGGCATGCCCCCCGCCTCTGACGATGTAAAGTTGCACCTCCGCTCCGCTTGCGCAGCGCGGGTAGACCCAATGCTCGACGCTGGTCCCGTCGTCTACCACCGGCGGCAGCGCCGTGACTCGTGGCCAGGCGGCGCAGCCGTTCGCGGCGGCGAAGCGCCTGACCGACTCGGCCGTGCTGAGCACAAAGCCCTTCTCGCAGACGCGCCGCATCCCAGCGCAGACCTCGCCGCCTTCAAAGGGAATGAAGGGATCCGCGTCGCCGTTGATGCTCAGAAGGTTGATTGTCGCCAGCGGCGTACAAGCCGCCGCCAGAGGCTGGGGGATGTTGGCGATGACCGGCGCCAGCCCGGCGAACACGCCGCGGGTTTCGCAGCCGAGCTGGCAGGTCATCATGCCGCCATTAGAAGCGCCCGTGACGTAGACCCGCGTCCGGTCCAGGGGGGCGCGCGCGGCGACCTCGTCAATCAGGGCCACCAGAAAGGCTACATCGTCAACCCCGCCCGCGAGGGGTCGAGGGCGCCCCGGCCGTCGTTCCAGCGCATGCCATTGAAGGCGTTCGGGTAGACGACGCGGAAGCCGCGCGCGTCGGCGTAGCGGTCAAAGCCGAGGGCGAGTTGCATGGTGCGGCCGCTGCCGTAGCCCCCGTGGAGCACGACGAGGAGCGGCAGAGGCTGCCCCGCGCGGGCCTGGGGTGGCACGTGCAGGATCGCGCTGCGGTCGCGGCCATCAACCCGCAGCGCGAGGGTGTGGTTGCCGGGCCACAGCGCGGCGCCGGGAGCGGCGGTCACCAGAGTAGTCAGTGCCAACCCGGTCAGCAGTGTCAGGGCGAGGAAGAATGCGGCAGGACGCAGAAGCTGGCGCATCGTGAACTCCTTGGATTATGCCGGGCTGGAGGATACTCGCAGGCCAGGTATAGCACCGGGTTGTGAACGCACCGTGAAGGTCCGGTGAAATCAAATCAGGCGTTGCCAACGGCGCCGGATACCTCCGTGTCGCCCGCATTGGCCGTGGAGGGCAGGTCTTATGGAGATTAAGAATTAAATCCGGTATAGCTCGCGCAGGCGGGTTTCGCATCGGTAGCCCGCGGCTTCAGTCGCCGGGCTACAGGGCAAATGCCGGTTGATACGCTTAAACTTCATCAGACAGTCCCAGGGCCGCGCGCCCGGCCGGGGTCAGCGCCACCCGGATCGGGCCGCGATACCCCGTGCAACCCACGGCGACTCCGCGCTGGGTGATGCGCAACAGGCCCCGTTCGCAGAGAGCGGCGCACACGGCGCGCATCCAGGCCATACGTTCGGGCGTGGGAACCGCGGGCCGCAGCGCGCGGCTGACAGCGCCCGGGCACGCCGTCGCTCCCGGCTGCAGGCGTGCCAGCGCCTGCAGCACGGCGTATTCGTCTGGAGAGAAGGACTGCATCTTTTCATTGATTATAGCATTCGGAACATGCCCGTGGCTCTGAGCTACCGCGCCCGTATCTCCATACCGGGTTCGCCAGCCTTCGCCATCCGGTCACCTGACCTGCTCCCCACTCGACCCGCAACCGGCGGGCCCGGCAATGATCAAAACGTCATCGAGTTCACTACTATCGAGGATGACGCCCTCGGCGAAGAGCTTCAGGTGATCTGGGAACTCGAGCCCGGCGCCCGCGAGGTCGCCAACTAGCTCGGCTGCCAGGCGCGCCGCGCCGTCGAGTTGCTCGTGCAGGCCCTCGATCTGGCTGACCAGAATGAGGGCAGCCGTCTGGAAGCGCTCTACACAGTTGCTCCGGGCCTGGGTCTGCGCGAGGGAGAGGCGCCCGGGTTACACTGGCGTGACATCAGCCTGGAGCAGCACACACTGTGCGTCGCACAGACCGTGCAGCGGATCACGGGCAGGCTGGCGCTCGAGCCGCCGAAGACCGAGCGCAGCGCTCGCTTGTTGCCATTGCCCCTCTTCGTCGAGCGAGCGCTGATGCGCCACGCCGAGCGCCAGGCGCTGGAGCGGCGCGTGGCTGGTGATGCCTGGGCGGTACAGACGACCATAGCCATCAGGTTGGACGCGGTGGCGCCTCCCTCCGCGTCCGCCCCCATACGCTGCCGGCCGCCGAGTTTGGCTACATGATTGGCTACATGGCCCAAACCAAAGCGCCCGGCGGTTGTCGCCGAGCGCTTCCTGATGCGTTATTATGTGGCTCCCCGACCTGGATTCGAACCAGGAACCTACTGATTAACAGTCAGCCGCTCTACCGTTGAGCTATCGGGGAACGTATTCTTATGCACCGCCGCATAGTATACCATAGGCGGCCTGGAGATGCAAATCAATGAAAGGTGATACGTGTTCACTTTTGAGGTAATGGTATCTTGGTTCTACTTTGTCACGTTGCCCCTGGCGGGGGCCTGTGGCGCCGAAGATCTCCCCTTCCTGGCGCGGCGAAGCCATGCCGCACCAGGAAGGGAAATCCTGGAGAGGTGCAACCCCTCCGAACCTCCTCCCAGCGGAAGCCGCGGCAAGTGACAAAGTAGAGTTGGGAGGACGACGGGGCTCATGCAACTGGGGCGAGCCCCGAACGTCGCACGATTTACTGGTTCTGGCGGTATAGTCGCCGCCGGACCCCGCCGCCGGGGGCGGACGGTGCATCAACCCTCAGGTAGCGAGAGCATCCACATTACGCTGCCGGCGTTGACGTAAGCGGGAGAGGCGCAAAGCCGCGACCTCAAAACCACCGGCGCTTTGCGTCAACCGAGGAACGCCGAATGCCTGCCACGGTCACAACGCGGCGTGCAGAATCGCCGTCAGTTCCTCGTCGGTCAGGGTGATGGGGTTGCCCTGCATGCTGCTCGCCCGGCTGGCACGGGCCACAATCGCGGGGAAGTCGCCCGCGGTGATGCCATAGGCGGCCAGACGCGGGATGCCCAGCTCGTCGGCGAGGGCGGCGGCCCACGCCGCGCCCTGCTCCGGCGTAGCCGCGGCTTCGCCGGTCAACAGGCGGGCCGCCTCGGTGTAGCGCGCCAGCGCAGGCGACTGCGGGGCGCGCTGCCGCAGCGCGGCGATGTTGCTCGCCATCACCGGGCCGAGCAGCCGCGCGCAGATCGCCCCGTGCGGAGCCGCGTACATGCCCCCCAGCGCCGCGGCAAATCCGTGGACCGCACCCAGTCGCGCGTTGGCCAGCGCCAGGCCGCCGCAGAGACTGGCAATGGCCATATCTTCGCGCGCCTGCCGGTCCCCGGGTTCGCGACAGGCGCGGCGCAGGCTGCGCGCCGCCCGCGCCAGCCCCTCGCGGCACGGCCCGTCGGTAAGCGGGGTGGCCGCCGGACTGACAAACGGCTCCAGGCACTGGGTCAGGGCGTCCATGCCCGTGCTGGCCGTCAGCGCCGCGGGCAGGCCATAGGTCAACTCCGGGTCCACCAGCGCCACCCGCGGCAGCATCAGCGGGCTGCGCAGACTGACCTTGACCCGCTCCGCGGGTACGCCCAGCACGGCGTTGCGCGTCACTTCCGAACCCGTGCCGGCAGTGGTCGGGATGGCGATACAGGGCAGCGGCGGCGCCGCCAGCGGTTGCCCGCGCCCCACTACCTCCAGATAGTCGAGCGGGTCACCCGGGTTAGCGGCGAGCGCGGCGATGGCTTTGCCGGCGTCGAGGGCGCTGCCGCCGCCCATCGCCACGACCAGATCGCAGCCCTCGGCGCGGGCCAGGGCCGCGCCCGCCGTCGCCGTCTCCACCGTCGGCTCGCCGGCGACCGCAAAAGTGGTCGTAGCGACCCCCGCGGCGCGTAGCGTCTCCAGCAGCGGCACCAGGCGCTCCGGCGAGCGGCTGCCTACCACCAGCGCCCGGCGGCCCAGGGCCGCGGCGAGTGTTCCCGCCTCGCGCGCCGCTCCCGCGCCGAAGATGATGCGCCCTGCGGTAGCGAACTCGAACCTCATCGCGGCAACTCCCACGCGGCAGGTTCGGGGAACACCGCGCGGTAGCGCACACTGCTGCGCGGCTCGGCCATCATTTCGGCCACCGTGTCGCGCCAGACGGCATAGTGCGCCGTGGCCTTGTGGGCCGCCGGGGCCTCGTCATCGCGGTAGATCTCGACCAGGATAAAACGAGTCGGATCATCCTCTTGCTGGATGACATCGAACCGCACCACGCCCGGCTCCTGCACACTGTTGCGCGCGTTCTCAAGCGTCGCCGCGCGAAACGCCTCGACGTATTCGGGCTTTACGTGGACATGCACGTGCACGATCTGCATGGCGCCACCTCCCTGAGGTTGTTATCGTACCCGATTGTACGGTCAGGTCGCCATAGACGCAAGCCCGGATCGCAGGGCGTCTCTTGTCGCCACAGGGCATCTGTGGGATTGGGTCTGCTACGATTTACCGTGGAGGGCATCGAAGACGGGCTATTTGAAACCTCCGCGCCTCTCCGCGCCCTCGGCGGTGAGTTCGTGTGCGGTTTCGACCCGTGCTATACTGGTTCGGACATTCGCCAGGAAAGCGCCGTCTATGACCGACCTGCTTGGCCAGCTTGTGGGCAACTACCAGCTCGAAGCGCTTCTCGCCATCGGCCCCACAGGACCAACCTATTCCGCCCGTCACGTGCAACTGCGGCGGCTCTGCACGGTCAAGGTGTTTGACCCGGGGCTGACCGCCGACCCTGCGGTGCGCGCGCGGCTGCTGGAGAGCCTGCAGCGCGTCGCGGGGCTCCGTCACCCCAATCTGCTCACGGTGTATGACCTGGGCGAGGTGCAGGGGCGAGTCTTCGTCGCCAGCGAGGCGCCCGCAGGCGGAACCCTGCGCAGCCTGCTCCAGCAGTTGCGCGGCACGCGCGCCCGTCTGACCATTGCCCGCGCCCTGGACCTGGCCCGCCAGTGCGCAGAGGGATTGGACCATGCCCATCGCGCCGGCATCGTTCACGGCGCGCTGCGCCCCGAGGCGCTGCGGTTGAGCAGCGTCGGCGAAGAGGCGACGCTCAAGGTGGGCGACCTGGGCATCGCCCCGGTGTTGCCAGTCGAGGCCACCGCCATGCCTGCCTACCTGACCCCCGAACAGGCCCGGAGCGGCCCGCCCGACGCCCGCAGCGACGTATACGGTCTGGGGACGCTGTTGTACGAATTGCTGATCGGGGTTCCCCCCTTCAACCTGAGCGACCTGGATCGGGCTACAGAGAAACACCTGCGCGCCCGCCCCGTGCCACCGCGTGTGGTGCGCCCGGAGATCCCCGCTGCACTCGAAACGATAGTGCTGCGTTGTCTGGCCAAGGCGCCCGAAGAGCGGTTCGCTCATGCTGGCGATCTGGCCGAGGCCCTGCGCCAGGTAGCGGGCGCCCCGGCGTCCACGGCGCCACCGCCGCCCGCGCCGGAACCGCTCCTTAGCAGCTTGCTAGAGACCCCGCCGCCTCCGCCTTCCGTTCCCGCCGGGCCGCTCGTCAGCCTGACCCCCGAACGCGAACGTATCGAACTGACCCCCGGGCGGCCCACGGTCGTCGCGGCGCAGATCCACCATCGCGGCCCCGGCGTCGAGCGCTTCAGCCTGAGCCTGGAGGGCGTGCCCGCCGAGTGGATCAGCGCCGTCGATCCGCCGGTTGAACTCGGCCCCGACGCCCGGGCGCGCCTGACGCTGCTCATCACCGCGCCCACCGACCACCGCCACGCTGCCGGCGAGTACCCGGCGCTGCTCCGCGCCCGCGCGGCGACCGCGCCGGAGCGTGAGGCCACGGCGCGCATCGTCTGCTCGGTGCGGCCCTTCGTCGCCCCGCATATCGTCATTACCCCCGAACGGGCCAGCGGGCGCATGGAGGGCGAGTACAGCCTGACCATCCGCAACGACGGGAACACCGAGGCGACGTTTGCGCTGAGCGCCGACGATCCCCGGCGCCTGCTGGCCTATGAGTTCGTGCAGGAGAGCGTGCGCCTGGCCCCCGGCCAGAGCGCCAGGGTGCCGCTTACCGTCCTGGCCCCGCGGCGGCTCTTCGGCGGCCCCGAAACCCTGCGTTTCAGCGTCTTCGCCGAGAGCGAGGAGGCCAGCCCGGTGGAGGCGCGGGCCGAGTTCACCCGCGTGCCGTTGCTGCCCCTCTGGGCGCCACTGGCCGCTGCCGGCCTGATCGCCCTGGCCCTGCTTGCGGGCCTGCTGCTCAACAACCCGCCCGGCGGCAACCCGCCCCCGCCCGCCACGGCCACCATTGCTCCCTCGCCGCAACCCGGCGCCCCGCAGATCGCCTATTTCACCGTCAAACCGGAGGTGGTAGCGCCAGGCGAGCCGGTAACCGTCGCCTGGGACGTGCGCGGGGCCGAGCGGGTGCAGATTGACCAGTTCGGCGACGTTCCCCCGCTCGGCGAACGCTCCTTCCGCCCCGAGCGCACCACCGACTTCCGCCTCGTCGCCCGCGCTGGCGACAAAGAGACCGTCGCCATCGTCCGCGTCCTGGTGGCCGAGGCCACCCCTACGCCCGAACCGACGGCCATCCCCACAGAGGCGCCATCTCCTGCTCCGGCGCCTTCGCCTACGCTTGCCGCGACGGCTACCCCGGTCGGAACGGCCACCCCGGCGGCCCCGACGCCCACCCTGGCCCCCGCGCCCGGCTCCATCGCGCTGCTCGACCTTGCCCCCGCCGCCCGCTGGACGACCAGCGCCGGCCCCATCACCTTCGGCGCGCCGCAGGGCAACCCCGAAGCGGGCGGCTGGGCCGACATCGCCAGGGTGATCCGCCTCGAAGACGGCAGCCTGGCCCCCGCCGCGCTGCTGACCTTCCCGCCGCTGGCGCCGGAGGCCGCGGGCGACGGCAGGACCTTTATCGAGGCGCGCTTCGACCTGCCGCAGATCCAGGCAGGCCAGTTCTTCCTCGCCGTCATCGGCTTCTCCAGGGAGGCCCGCGGGCCGGCGCTGGACGTGCTGGTCACCTTTAACAACGAGCTCCTCTACGAGGGGAGCGTGCTGCCCGACGGCGCCCTGACGGCCATCAGCGCCGACATGGCGCCCTTCGTGGGCCAGGAGGGGGACCTGGTGCTGCGCGTCAGCGCCGAGCAGGGCGCGGCGCAGGCCCTCTACTGGGTGAAGCCGCGCATTGATCGGCCGTGAGAAGACCAGGGAGGGCATAGCCCTCCCGGACACTTCCATTGGGCAGGGGAAACCTGGCTTCCCCACTTCTCAGGTGTAGGGTTTCCCGGCGCATGCTCGTGTCGCATGCGCCATCCGGGGCATTGGGACGCCTAACCCCCCTCTACCGCTCGCGGGAGAGGCGGGCGGGGGGGGGGTGAGGACCGTAAGCGCATTGGAATGCCAAAAACCTCTGCTCGCCAAAAAACCTGAGAGGGCTTCCCCAACCCCCTCTGGCTTCGCGAAGTTAAAAAAAGATTCACCCCCAGAGACACCAATTTGTCATCCCGTCATCCGACGAGTCTTAACATTCCCCTGCTACCATCGAAGGCGCAGTCCCGACGGAACAAGCGATGCGTGCGCCCTCTCCCGACAGGGTGAGCGCAAGCTGGCCACGTCGCTCGCTCACGACGCCCGGCGTTCGCCAGGGCTACGTACCGGGTGCTACGCGTATCGGTTCAGGGGAGAAAGGGAAGTTATGGCATCGTCGCACCCCCGTTGGCGCGCCGTCGCGCGCCTGGCGAGCATCAACGTCTTGCTGCTCGCCGTACTCGTCTCCTTCGTCGGACCCATTCCGCAACTCGCTCGCGCCACCGCCACCATTACCCGATGGACCTTCGACAACGACACCCTGACGCCCGCGGTTGGCTCGGGAACGGCCACTCTGGTGGGCGGGACCACGGCGTCCTTCGCTACCGGGCGCGTCGGCCCGCGCCCGCCTGACTCGGGCTGGAACACGACCACGTATCCCGCCCAGGGCGCTAACAACCGCACCGCCGGGGCACAGTTCGCCGTGAGCACGGTAGGCTACGAGAACATCGTCTTCAGTTGGGACCACCGGCACAGCAATACCGCCGCCAATACGGCCGTGCTGCTGTACTCCACCGACGGCGGCGCGACCTTTGCCGAGGCCAGCGTCTATACCGCCAACGCGGGCGACGCCTGGTTCAGCCGCAGTTTCGACTTCAGCGCCATTCCGGCAGTAAACAACAACCCCAATGTTATCTTCCGCATCGTTTCGTCATTCGCGGCCGGCGGCTCGACCTATGTGGCCTCGAACCCCGGCTCGAACTATGCTACCACTGGCACCTGGCGCTTCGATAATGTCACCGTCATCGGTACAGCCCTGGGCAGCGACGCGGCTCCGACGGTGACCAGCACCGCCCCGGCCAATGGCGCGGCCAATGTGCCTCTGGCCAGCGATGTTACCGTGACCTTCAGCGAGCCGGTGGCCGTCAGCGGCGACTGGTTCACCCTGGCCTGCGCCTCCAGTGGAACGCGCGCTCCCTCGGCAGCCAATGTCGCCGTCTCCGGCGGGCCGACCACGTTCACCATCAATCCCGCCGCTGATTTCGCCTTTAGCGAAACCTGCACCCTGACCGTGATCGCCGCCCTGGTGACCGATCTGGACGCAAGCGATCCGCCCGACACGATGGCGGCCGATTTCGTGGCCACCTTCAGCACTGTGGCTGCGCCCAGCGTCGCCACGCGCATCCGCGACATCCAGGGCGCCGCGCATGTCTCGCCGCTGGTGCCGGTTATCGCCGATAATGCCATCTCCTTCGGCAGCCGGGTCGAGAACGTGCCGGGCATCGTCACCGTCGTGCGTCCCAACGGGTTCTATCTCCAGGACCCCGAGCCTGACGCCAGTGATGCCACCTCCGAGGGCATCTTCGTCTTCACCGGCAGCGGCCAGGCGGTGATCACCCAGGGCGGCAGCGGCCCGGTGCAGGTCGGCGACCGCCTGGAGGTCAGCGGGCGCCCGGTGGAGATCCGCCCGGGCTGCACCAGCGCCGCCTGTGTCTCCGGCAGCAGCGCCTGGAATAACCTGACCATCACCAACCTCAACGCGACCACGTCTGCCGCCGATAACCGGGTGATCCGCCTGATCTCCCGCAACAACCCTCTGCCCGATCCGGTGGTGATCGGCCAGGGCGGGCGGACGCCCCCGGCCACGGCGACCGTCTTCGGCAGCCCCGGCGCCGCGCCGACCAACACGGTCGAGACAGCCAGCTACGTCTTCAACCCCGCCGCCAACGGCATTGATTTCTTCGAGAGCCTGGAGGGGATGCGCGTCCAGGTCAACGACGCGGTGGTCGTCGGGCCGACCAATAACTTCGGCGAGATCGTGGTCCTGGCCGACAACGGCACGGGTTATGGCCTGCGCACCCCCCGTGGCGGCCTGGTGATCACTCCCACGGACCTCAACCCCGAGCGCATTATCCTGGATGACGCCATTCTGCCCACGCCTCAGGTGAACGTCGGCGACCGCTTCCCCGGCGTCGGCGCGGTGGTGGGCGTGATGGACTACAGCTTCGCCAACTTCAAGCTGCTGATCACCCAGCCGCTGCCCCCCGCTGTGCCGGGCAGCCTCACGCAGGAGGTGACGAACCTCACCGGCGCGGTTGACCGCCTGACCATCGGCGCCTTCAACATCGAGAACTTCGCCGCCGACACCGTGACCCCCCAGCGGCGCGATGCTATCGCCCGGATCATCGTCAACAACATGGGCGCGCCCGACATTGTGGCCCTGCAAGAAGTGCAGGACAATAACGGCGCAACCGGCGGCACGGCGGACACGAACGTTGACGCCTCGCGCACCTTCGAGACCCTGATCAACGCCATCGTAGCCGTGGGCGGCCCGACCTATTCCTACCGCCAGATTGACCCCGTGGCCAATCAGGACGGCGGCGAGCCGGGCGGGAACATCCGTGTGGCCTTCCTCTTCCGCACCGATCGCGGTCTGAGCTTCGTGGATCGGCCTGGCGGCGCCTCAACCACGGCGGTGAGCGTGGTCAACAACGGCGGGCGGCCTGAGCTGAGCTTCAGCCCCGGGCGCATTGACCCCACCAATCCGGCCTTCAACAACAGCCGCAAGCCGCTGGTGGGCGAGTTCCGCTACAACGGGCAAACGCTCTTCGTCATCAACAACCACTTCAACTCGAAAGGCGGCGACCAGCCGCTGTCGGGCCGCTTTCAGCCCCCGACGCGCTCTACCGAGGTACAGCGGCACCAGCAGGCCCAGATCGTCAACGATTTCGTTGACAGCGTGCTGGCGATTGACCCCAACGCCAACATCGTCGTCCTGGGCGATCTGAACGACTTCCAGTTCTCGGAGACGCTCAACATCGTCAAGGGCACGCCGGGCGGCGTGGGCGCACCGGTGCTGTTTGATCTGAAGCTGAACCAGCCGGCCAACGAGCAGTACACCTACATCTTCGAGGGCAACTCGCAGGTGCTGGACAGCATCCTCATCAGCCGCAACCTGCGCGACAGCGGCGCGCAGTACGACACGGTCCACGTGAATGCCGAGTTCAGCGCCGCGAGCAATGCCAGCGACCACGACCCCAGCGTGCTGAGGTTGTACTTTCGCCCCCGCGCAACTCCGCCAGCGCTGGTGGCTGCCGGTAGTTATGACACCGGCCTGGGCGGCAACGGCGCCGAGATCATCAGCGTGCGCGGCGACCGCGGGGTGCTCACCAACGCTGGCGACGGCAGTATTGACGTGCTCGACACCAGCGATCTCTTCAATATCCAGCGCATCCGGCGCATCACCGGCGTGCCCAATCTGACCTCGGCGGCCGTCCACCCCACGAAGGACCTCTTCGTCGCCGTGGCCGGCGCGTCGTCGCCGCGCAGCGGCCAGTTGCTGGTGTACCGTCTCTCTGACGGGGCATTGCTGGCGACGGCGAACATCGGGCGCCAGCCCGACTCGGTGGAGATCAGCCCCGACGGGCGCTTCGCCGTGGTGGCGATCGAGGCCGAGCAGGTGAACGCCGCCGACGACGGCGGCGCGGGCGCGATTGGCGTGGCCGACCTCAGCGCCTTCGACCCGGCCAGTTCGACGAGCGTGCCCTTCAGCATCGTCGAACTGCCCGACCTGAGCAGCCTGCCCGGCATCGCCGCCAACCGGCGCTACGATGTGCCCGGCAACCCGCTCGTGTCGAATGCTCCCGGCGGGCTGGAGCCTGAAGGGATCGCCTTTACGCCTGACAGCAGCGCGGTGTACGTGACGCTCCAGGAGAACAATGCGATCGTGCGCCTGGACCT includes these proteins:
- a CDS encoding Ig-like domain-containing protein, which produces MASSHPRWRAVARLASINVLLLAVLVSFVGPIPQLARATATITRWTFDNDTLTPAVGSGTATLVGGTTASFATGRVGPRPPDSGWNTTTYPAQGANNRTAGAQFAVSTVGYENIVFSWDHRHSNTAANTAVLLYSTDGGATFAEASVYTANAGDAWFSRSFDFSAIPAVNNNPNVIFRIVSSFAAGGSTYVASNPGSNYATTGTWRFDNVTVIGTALGSDAAPTVTSTAPANGAANVPLASDVTVTFSEPVAVSGDWFTLACASSGTRAPSAANVAVSGGPTTFTINPAADFAFSETCTLTVIAALVTDLDASDPPDTMAADFVATFSTVAAPSVATRIRDIQGAAHVSPLVPVIADNAISFGSRVENVPGIVTVVRPNGFYLQDPEPDASDATSEGIFVFTGSGQAVITQGGSGPVQVGDRLEVSGRPVEIRPGCTSAACVSGSSAWNNLTITNLNATTSAADNRVIRLISRNNPLPDPVVIGQGGRTPPATATVFGSPGAAPTNTVETASYVFNPAANGIDFFESLEGMRVQVNDAVVVGPTNNFGEIVVLADNGTGYGLRTPRGGLVITPTDLNPERIILDDAILPTPQVNVGDRFPGVGAVVGVMDYSFANFKLLITQPLPPAVPGSLTQEVTNLTGAVDRLTIGAFNIENFAADTVTPQRRDAIARIIVNNMGAPDIVALQEVQDNNGATGGTADTNVDASRTFETLINAIVAVGGPTYSYRQIDPVANQDGGEPGGNIRVAFLFRTDRGLSFVDRPGGASTTAVSVVNNGGRPELSFSPGRIDPTNPAFNNSRKPLVGEFRYNGQTLFVINNHFNSKGGDQPLSGRFQPPTRSTEVQRHQQAQIVNDFVDSVLAIDPNANIVVLGDLNDFQFSETLNIVKGTPGGVGAPVLFDLKLNQPANEQYTYIFEGNSQVLDSILISRNLRDSGAQYDTVHVNAEFSAASNASDHDPSVLRLYFRPRATPPALVAAGSYDTGLGGNGAEIISVRGDRGVLTNAGDGSIDVLDTSDLFNIQRIRRITGVPNLTSAAVHPTKDLFVAVAGASSPRSGQLLVYRLSDGALLATANIGRQPDSVEISPDGRFAVVAIEAEQVNAADDGGAGAIGVADLSAFDPASSTSVPFSIVELPDLSSLPGIAANRRYDVPGNPLVSNAPGGLEPEGIAFTPDSSAVYVTLQENNAIVRLDLNAPLPAVLPASNAFGLGLTDHPADLINDGRYNPSQQLAAFREPDGVRAVVIGGVTYLVTADEGDTRPNPRGGRTLSIFNAATGAPVSDAGAQLDDLAASFGVYPDSRSPNGGSEPEMLDVATFAGRVIAAVGLERANAVAFVDISDPAAPRAFSLVRTGAAPEGVKLVERGGQLYALTANEGDGTVTVTTVPVVPLSVSQRFVEDAPAVPLVDLRGIDPDAGDSFTLNLTLSPASAGTLNATSASGSLADINTTLANLVFTPAPNFNGAATVTATLSDGVFPAVSGSITLTGAPVPPVTTASMSGATRVCCNATVYDPSATLTLTTDEPVLRTQYRVNGGPLQTYTGPVVFNAPGAYVVEYFSTDLFSPEVSEAPRTIAFNVSDYPRTALLDTFDRRDGRLGSNWAGGEGLGGYSIRANQVEVFGGGPIYWRTRFGSNQEAYVKLTRLNATARHQGLLLKVRNGNWRNGAISVSYNATAQAVVVETYNRFSRSWTTIGTYPITLRDGDQLGARALSNGTVRVYVNCVLIGQASAGTAFDDEDGQIGLWFIDAPGAIFDDFGGGTPAQ